One region of Drosophila subobscura isolate 14011-0131.10 chromosome J, UCBerk_Dsub_1.0, whole genome shotgun sequence genomic DNA includes:
- the LOC117893950 gene encoding uncharacterized protein LOC117893950 isoform X2, producing the protein MAEEELEAQQQQLAQEKEHRQLLLDTLIRLWSHYLHAAEHEEASVKDHWLWLLLYNFQFLDDRTLEEAWLNSHFNLMPEELCSYLLEQVYQIISEAKRSQGSSPDQEAEAETEPEPEQQDKCIKQLRKQHNLAQLILSTPSDCNKILALRTFLTDKLGHHLLAFLLRVDIKHIASQKSLCQLCINLFPNCKWSATNQPLQPLTGIAQFISSFYLNSQSKKAAARRQQQQLQPPQKRQLWNHISSEVIRNLEDFKRASKSSDELALLLIQLLTRCVDAEQESQLSVTVHNFALGHLCAAASTEFEDNNDENDDDCSSRDNDEIIKFELLQLIAHCVNNFYVHEQQQPNVHDFNSNFSQLLYALRANQRCPTLAHGVLFIMFGTLHNLVDNGVRELNQIDVRNFDACFNVLQEAAAKTTAIFLHIYKMLLRLTDNLSRQEQHQQCLMESSTSTALTKQQQQQQHRHKRQRSSQLHCLGSSSLSCYFQGKLYQLLPLLDSELQEHSVRSLLRTGSCCCHYNAKNYATCLQLATRLSSTYQKCAYKFLHYNVLDTIFVKRAPQGCPSCEEKLKSPSFHMELLSIYRENYKRLLNTQSMLLFLKHLKHIAHLLSYDLAAGILAEVALPIFRQYKERSESEDKQIPNKLDNYRALHECLSIFVMYLSDIRLVKAFYNEENIRYMQDLLAIPELQRGVCDLIKVGIDNIAFLGENSQEQVTLSRRLIQLQLNSSDRASQLFQALLQKCSKQSRSKFWLDESPDPLPQLAGHKPADILYITALQWTLNFELLKTSQLFYNEFAKIYSIPVEMLDNEDEDVPELPTDEQQPQSETKLRRGDKNIFDILKLNHNALGCFLMLPKTATGAASTTATTPTVTPTAVQGPSIGICGSSSLETLVSHVYQLPPLGINSALSVSTTTAASSDYAESSLDYASVIDNYTRDSSSFLQHLQQSSELDESIVLFDIHSHDQGLSRKSQTEESIAAKGLINKLFNIVGSLFGGSNSNSAGSSPDSQENLNIEADLFCLYEPNGECKKLLLKLFEATMAICIKGFQNEEVEKMQKHLRKLKAIILSNASDNWSEHGEQHARDNAVIQTLQTLLKIAELSSNHNEPAGVVSSPSADSNQPRPRARSFNSGSVELPRLQTVKLPAKNSLATPPTPRRRPNSSEINVGDADYFSTRASLSCAADSELELSENEHEFYLTADEGYEADGEIADLSESECELNGGTGMAPNESWTPFQPSSRYRTHIMHQGLSQLVVQMLAELSLLCMRQPNGWTESLIQLANRLFVIRDYLGGPLCLLKGFAPILSCSDPRLRELQQSILELITHLNTPEVLHCYYSILTSRQPPVDLLMRHMHHICAGTLRKAQPCMELEFPITTDGKIVITSEPLISEQIERVRLQHQQCQASTLFTRAACIFPVTQTRLWQPEGLTLSLWLELRGQQMHRSSMQFNDDETRYSGEDLTKLHLVSLGSNQAMISVYISHNMQLVFELVRPSEQLSPVRVEEPMEASVTETAAAVSANTQANAGAIRQALKQTKLALLNSFGQMHLLNGHQGASADSSGGYYEGVSVQLQHLRLPRHKWMNLVLGLQQQADSLEIAIYLDGLEQHTMQLPFPNLRQLTRLHTFQMLALGEGQPARSPSSSSSSRSTLDGSLPRYAVSNLILFRRRLVEPSLMLNLTAMGPDFTEFTQCQVANWKPNYGHLSLGKLSSSNFGQHADCMRQLRQARVLVYTAQQPDLVMSYDASQELDMACYGQPHGHMLYGELLQHQPQTLQSATSLCGGLSTLLYLFARVVELSGNANTQALALDLLLQVAHSDAQLYTEFHRQDYLALIGYVIKSEKCCKDVQLLRSIMNNACSQPLISRKGDSLHVNDNTMAALVYPRLVLAVLQRYSDWHRSGATHSDVLDMLFRCTLALTRDKHPQRDFNMEQLQKSGLLGALLNLCKVYVIESPSPVQISPYAAECFVQILAVFAGSPPASSLLDEIMKLLLLLHKPSDCYVTHDRGHFFFLLTSQQPAKERSLVAANLSRVTTSLRRQLHAPAPPELEPERAERIRRLRRLHASGSEYRRAVNEFEEQLEHMADCSNLNKSALRLLSPVEASRWRIKFKRRHPTSTTHSPKRSPLKIARRRIHPHPHLGKLWQPSGHSTPSSGQLSALPNRKTDFYDQPGIIRLQQRLLILLKDFLCLLPDSAVDEVLRHYVKLELLLVLANQRSCVVRQAIIQLLHVLTKRLGNGELAAASKLLYPLHLANQLTIHACDISMFEACLAWVSGVHGSLTDLLNCEGSLRIRQRFGLQSLLAIATGTEPQKVFKALQRLYLQNPDDQLCLIEAGLLQCSVKALYKIYSLRLGPPNADESIVDLLVHIGDRALRSVGQINLLWDILNLLAFYQDKQPQQLVRSFRTVQAQLQLEWLTKLFEPNSFRVAAQADCPLSHAELRTRVELLIDRCSQFFTVGMGQSQTAGSTSYVASSQELALFQLLVSYGISSNQRCNNFIAWGLQPSRPRDLRSYIVDALWRSQQDEFQRAIICDGKMIKALLWLSLLEDMVEPIENLQRLCDALGIKENDSSWNLVHELERLDQSRSNMAAKQKTLLEKTVYRFEPLVQHCVESSMVTTRRMVELQNAERKLLMCHMKDYDDTYTYTKWLEIIRRMTHEGAPWHCAERAECSWELDDTEGPSRVHTRLRRCHLDIDRRFFMSEYRAGQQAQREDTENYVRPLDYLIASYDQQLNISLNSQILYNFAAKFLPVDGEIEGEIIITDLKLYFLATYRCRYFNVNCDIANITEIWLKRYQHQETAFEILLDTNKSLFFSLQNADDWKIMRDVFCDKIVATPDQTKVLGITQQWREGLLTNWEYLMTLNQIAGRTYNDLMQYPVFPWVLANYNSEILDLREAQNFRRLERPIAVQLEENEKHYISNYTYIDSTNTTMGSLILKPYHYSSHYSNSGTVLHFLVRVPPFTSYFLRYQDNDFDLPDRTFHALNTTWLLASRDSPTDVKELIPEFFCLPEMFENFERFNFGCRQNGERVEDVSLPPWCQRDSRLFVLIHRQALESELVRNQLHHWIDLIYGFKQTGESAVEAINVFHPATYAVFLDSEISDPIEREAVKTMVKTYGQMPRQLFKSAHPSTKALDYSLVDKPIVSTVRGLRWGVFVGSPQLKPPSWANIHKIPGTEHLVSFSNTNVVYALPGRAAVMQGAEPDTYNVISWGYDDRIVRIQPLNKPQAKPKNLLHNGTFDDITACGCDVNSNQLWFGHKSGRVSVYKCAGGLDTQQRATAKSRQSYARGFSLSYNSAFRKMTNKSMGTAGAEESSGGLHATHSASSVSSASNSSGSDGVQRDGADLTWLGPTLLVRHTDEITCIALSVEFKIAVTAGRDGIAVIWDLNDWSYVRTIARPAEIHQSPITHVAISPTLGDIVTVHTLPQQPSTGPADAQPQAAAVRTNSLAIADECFEVTEENLDDFVNVNVNPNGKSILRLHSVNARYVQHLVHEDRIQAVCYSYIKEGVGVNVIATAVEGGFVRFWSSWNLSFVSELTTGTSPIRSISYSTHQHLVVLTRESHIQVWQSEGLYGNAPKFPQIVYK; encoded by the exons AtggccgaggaggagctggaagcgcagcagcagcagctggcacagGAGAAGGAGCACCGCCAGTTGCTGCTGGATACATTGATCAGACTCTGGAGTCATTATCTCCACGCTGCAGAGCACGAAGAGGCGAGTGTCAAG GaccactggctctggctgttgctgtacAACTTTCAGTTCCTGGATGATCGAACGCTGGAAGAAGCGTGGCTCAATAG CCACTTTAACCTAATGCCAGAGGAGCTTTGCTCCTATCTCCTAGAGCAAGTCTATCAAATCATCAGCGAAGCCAAGCGTTCGCAGGGTAGCAGCCCAGAccaagaggcagaggcggagacagagccagagccagagcagcaggacAAGTGCATTAAGCAGCTGCGTAAGCAGCATAATCTAGCGCAG CTTATACTCAGCACACCCAGTGATTGCAATAAGATTCTCGCCCTGCGTACATTTCTCACCGATAAGTTGGGTCATCATTTGCTGGCCTTCCTGTTGCGCGTGGATATCAAG CACATTGCCTCACAGAAGAGCCTCTGTCAGTTGTGCATCAATCTGTTTCCCAATTGCAAATGGAGTGCCACAAATCAGCCGCTGCAACCTCTCACTGGCATCGCTCAGTTCATTAGCAGCTTCTACCTCAATTCACAGAGCAAAAAGGCAGCGGCACgccgccagcaacagcagctgcagccgccacAGAAACGTCAATTATGGAATCACATATCCAGTGAAGTAATCAGAAACCTTGAGGACTTTAAAAGGGCCTCGAAGAGCAGCGATGAACTGGCTCTGCTGCTCATCCAACTGCTGACACGCTGCGTGGATGCCGAGCAAGAGTCACAGCTGAGTGTCACAGTCCACAATTTTGCACTCGGTCATTTGTGCGCCGCAGCCAGCACAGAATTTGAAGACAACAACGACgagaacgacgacgactgctCCAGCCGTGACAACGATGAGATCATCAAATTCGAGCTGCTTCAACTGATTGCCCATTGCGTAAACAACTTTTATGtccacgagcagcagcagccgaatgTCCACGACTTCAACAGCAACTTCAGCCAGCTGCTGTACGCCCTGAGGGCCAATCAAAGATGTCCCACGCTGGCGCATGGCGTGCTCTTCATCATGTTTGGCACACTGCACAATCTCGTCGACAATGGGGTCAGGGAGCTCAATCAAATCGATGTGCGAAACTTTGATGCCTGCTTCAATGTGCTGCAAGAGGCAGCGGCCAAGACGACGGCCATCTTTCTGCATATCTACAAGATGCTGCTGCGTCTGACGGACAATCTAtcgcggcaggagcagcaccagcagtgcCTCATGGAGAGCAGCACCTCCACGGCACtgaccaagcagcagcagcagcaacagcaccgaCACAAGCGACAGCGCAGCAGTCAATTGCATTGCCTGGGCAGCAGCTCCCTCAGTTGCTACTTTCAGGGTAAGCTCTaccagctgctgccattgctggaCTCGGAACTGCAAGAGCATAGCGTAAGGAGTCTGCTGCGCactgggagctgctgctgccactacaATGCCAAGAACTATGCCACCTGCCTGCAGCTGGCTACACGGCTGTCCAGCACGTATCAGAAATGCGCCTACAAATTCCTCCACTACAATGTGTTGGACACAATCTTTGTGAAGCGTGCGCCCCAGGGTTGTCCCAGCTGCGAGGAGAAGCTCAAGTCACCGAGCTTCCATATGGAATTGCTCAGCATCTACAGGGAGAACTACAAGCGACTGCTGAACACACAATCGATGCTGCTGTTTCTGAAGCACTTGAAGCACATTGCCCACCTTCTTTCCTACgatctggctgctggcatacTGGCTGAGGTGGCTCTGCCCATCTTCCGGCAGTACAAGGAGCGCAGCGAGAGCGAGGACAA GCAGATACCTAACAAACTGGACAACTATCGGGCGCTGCACGAGTGCCTGAGCATATTTGTGATGTACCTGAGTGACATACGGCTGGTGAAGGCCTTCTACAACGAGGAGAACATTCGCTACATGCAGGATCTGTTGGCCATACCCGAACTCCAGCGTGGCGTTTGCGATCTGATCAAAGTGGGCATCGACAATATTGCTTTCCTGGGTGAGAACAGCCAGGAGCAGGTGACGCTTAGTCGAAGATTGATTCAACTGCAGCTGAATAGCAGCGATCGTGCCTCGCAGCTGTTTCAGGCTCTCCTCCAGAAGTGCTCCAAGCAGTCGCGCAGCAAATTCTGGCTGGATGAGTCGCCCGATCCGCTGCCACAGCTGGCGGGGCACAAACCCGCGGATATTCTCTACATAACGGCCCTGCAATGGACGCTGAACTTTGAGCTGCTGAAGACGAGTCAATTGTTCTACAATGAGTTTGCCAAGATCTATTCGATACCCGTGGAAATGCTGGAcaacgaggatgaggatgtgcCGGAGCTGCCAAcggatgagcagcagccacagtcggAGACGAAGCTGCGGCGTGGCgataaaaacattttcgacATACTCAAGCTCAACCACAATGCCCTCGGCTGCTTCCTGATGCTGCCCAAAACTGCAACTGGAGCAGCATcaaccacagccaccacgCCCACAGTCACACCCACAGCTGTGCAGGGACCCAGCATCGGCATCTGCGGTTCAAGTTCATTGGAAACGCTGGTTTCGCATGTCTaccagctgccgccgcttggCATTAACAGCGCCCTGTCAGTGTCGACTACGACGGCCGCCAGTTCGGACTATGCGGAATCTTCGCTGGACTACGCCTCAGTGATTGATAATTATACAAGGGATTCATCCTCGTTCCTGCAGCATCTACAGCAATCCAGCGAGCTGGACGAGAGCATTGTTCTCTTTGACATCCACAGCCACGACCAAGGATTGAGTCGGAAATCCCAAACAGAAGAATCAATTGCTGCAAAAGGTTTAATCAACAAGCTGTTTAACATTGTGGGCTCACTGTTTGGTGGCAGCAACTCCAACTCCGCTGGCAGCTCCCCCGACTCGCAGGAAAATCTCAACATTGAAGCGGATCTGTTTTGCCTGTACGAACCCAACGGGGAATGCAAGAAACTTTTGCTGAAACTCTTTGAGGCAACGATGGCCATATGCATCAAGGGTTTCCAGAACGAGGAAG TGGAGAAAATGCAGAAGCACCTGCGCAAGTTGAAGGCCATTATCCTGAGCAATGCCAGCGACAATTGGTCCGAGCATGGGGAGCAGCATGCACGGGATAATGCTGTGATTCAGACACTGCAGACGCTCCTAAAGATCGCTGAATTGTCGAGCAACCACAACGAACCGGCGGGCGTGGTCAGCAGCCCTTCGGCGGACTCCAATCAGCCGCGACCACGTGCTCGCAGCTTCAACAGTGGCAGCGTGGAGCTGCCCAGACTGCAGACGGTTAAGCTGCCAGCCAAGAACTCACTGGCCACGCCCCCGACTCCCCGACGGCGACCCAACTCGAGTGAGATCAATGTGGGCGATGCAGATTACTTCTCCACGCGTGCCTCCCTCAGCTGTGCCGCCGACagcgagctggagctgagcgAGAACGAACACGAGTTCTACCTGACAGCCGACGAGGGCTACGAGGCGGATGGCGAGATTGCAGACTTGAGTGAATCCGAGTGTGAGCTCAACGGAGGGACAGGCATGGCCCCGAATGAGTCGTGGACACCGTTTCAGCCATCCTCGCGGTATCGCACGCATATAATGCACCAGGGACTGAGTCAATTGGTGGTCCAGATGCTCGCGGAGCTCTCCCTGCTGTGCATGCGGCAGCCCAATGGCTGGACAGAGAGTCTCATTCAGCTGGCAAATCGGTTGTTTGTCATCCGCGACTATCTGGGCGGACCACTGTGCCTGCTCAAGGGATTTGCGCCCATCCTGAGTTGCAGTGATCCCAGATTGAGAG AGCTGCAGCAATCTATACTGGAGCTGATTACACATCTGAATACCCCTGAGGTGCTGCACTGCTACTACTCCATCCTGACATCCAGGCAGCCGCCGGTGGATCTGCTCATGCGACACATGCACCACATCTGCGCGGGCACTTTGCGCAAGGCTCAGCCCTGCATGGAGCTGGAGTTTCCCATCACCACCGATGGCAAGATTGTGATCACCTCGGAGCCGCTGATCAGCGAGCAGATCGAGCGCGTGCgcctgcagcatcagcagtgtCAGGCGAGCACTTTGTTCACGCGTGCCGCTTGCATCTTTCCCGTGACACAGACGCGCCTCTGGCAGCCAGAGGGTCTGACGCTATCGCTGTGGCTGGAGCTGAGGGGACAGCAAATGCATCGCAGCTCCATGCAGTTCAACGATGATGAGACGCGCTACTCGGGAGAGGATCTAACC AAGCTGCATCTGGTCTCGCTGGGCAGCAACCAGGCCATGATCAGCGTGTACATCAGCCACAACATGCAGTTGGTCTTCGAGCTGGTGCGTCCCAGTGAGCAGCTGTCGCCAGTGCGCGTGGAGGAGCCCATGGAGGCCTCCGTGacagaaacagcagctgcagtctcTGCCAACACCCAGGCGAATGCGGGAGCCATCCGTCAGGCCctgaagcaaacaaaactcgCGCTGCTCAACAGCTTTGGCCAGATGCATCTGCTCAATGGGCATCAGGGTGCATCGGCGGACTCCTCGGGCGGCTACTACGAGGGCGTCtcggtgcagctgcagcatctgcgACTGCCGCGGCACAAGTGGATGAATCTGGTGTtggggctgcagcagcaggcggactCGCTGGAGATTGCCATCTATCTGGATGGCCTCGAGCAGCACACCATGCAGCTGCCCTTTCCCAATCTGCGACAGCTGACGCGGCTGCACACGTTCCAAATGCTGGCCCTGGGCGAAGGTCAGCCTGCGcgcagtcccagcagcagctcctcctcgaggTCCACCCTGGATGGCTCCCTGCCGCGCTATGCAGTGTCCAATTTGATCCTCTTCAGGCGCCGCCTGGTGGAGCCCTCACTCATGCTCAATCTGACGGCCATGGGGCCGGACTTTACGGAGTTCACGCAGTGCCAGGTGGCCAACTGGAAGCCCAATTATGGGCATTTGTCTCTGGGCAAGCTCTCGTCCTCGAACTTCGGACAGCATGCGGACTGCatgcggcagctgcggcaggcCAGAGTGCTGGTATACACCGCACAGCAGCCGGATCTGGTGATGAGCTACGATGCCAGCCAAGAGCTGGACATGGCCTGCTACGGGCAGCCACACGGACACATGCTGTACGGggaactgctgcagcatcagccgCAAACACTGCAATCGGCGACGTCTTTATGTGGAGGATTATCCACGTTGCTTTATCTGTTTGCTAGG GTTGTGGAACTCAGTGGCAATGCCAATACGCAAGCTCTGGCtttggatctgctgctgcaggtggccCACTCGGATGCGCAGCTGTACACAGAGTTCCATCGACAGGATTATCTCGCGCTCATTGGCTACGTAATCAAGTCGGAAAAGTGCTGCAAGgatgtgcagctgctgcgcagCATCATGAACAATGCCTGCTCCCAGCCGCTGATCAGCCGCAAGGGCGACTCCCTGCACGTCAATGACAACACGATGGCCGCTCTGGTGTATCCGCGACTCGTGCTCGCCGTGCTGCAGCGCTACTCGGACTGGCATCGCTCGGGCGCCACCCACTCGGATGTGCTGGACATGCTCTTCCGCTGCACGCTGGCACTCACGCGCGACAAGCATCCGCAGCGGGATTTCAACatggagcagctgcaaaagtCGGGCCTGCTGGGCGCGCTGCTCAATCTGTGCAAGGTCTATGTGATAGAGTCGCCCAGTCCGGTGCAGATCTCGCCGTATGCCGCTGAATGTTTCGTGCAGATACTGGCAGTGTTTGCTGGCTCCCCGCCAGCCTCGTCGCTGCTCGATGAGAtcatgaagctgctgctgttgctgcacaaGCCCAGCGATTGTTATGTGACCCACGATCGTGGAcactttttctttctgctcACATCGCAGCAGCCGGCCAAGGAGCGCTCGCTGGTGGCTGCCAATCTGAGTCGCGTGACCACATcgctgcggcggcagctgcacgCCCCAGCGCCGCCCGAACTCGAGCCAGAGCGTGCGGAGAGGATTAGAAGACTGCGGCGACTGCATGCCAGCGGATCGGAATACCGACGTGCGGTCAATGAGTttgaggagcagctggagcacatGGCCGACTGCTCGAACCTCAACAAGTCCGCCCTGCGGCTGCTCAGTCCCGTGGAGGCGAGTCGTTGGCGCATCAAGTTCAAGCGTCGCCATCCAACGAGCACCACACACAGCCCCAAGCGGAGTCCGCTGAAGATTGCCCGACGGCGCAtacatccgcatccgcatctgGGCAAACTCTGGCAGCCATCGGGCCACAGCACGCCCAGCTCGGGGCAGCTGTCAGCACTGCCCAATCGCAAGACGGACTTCTACGATCAGCCCGGGATCATTCGACTGCAGCAGCGTCTGCTCATCCTACTCAAAGACtttctctgcctgctgcccgacTCGGCGGTGGATGAGGTGCTGCGCCATTACgtgaagctggagctgctcctgGTGCTGGCCAATCAGCGCAGCTGTGTCGTGCGCCAAGCCATcatccagctgctgcatgtgCTGACCAAACGTTTGGGCAATGGCGAGCTGGCTGCCGCCTCGAAGCTGCTGTATCCCCTCCACTTGGCCAATCAGTTGACGATCCACGCGTGCGACATATCCATGTTTGAGGCGTGCCTGGCATGGGTGAGCGGTGTGCATGGCAGCCTCACGGATCTCCTCAACTGCGAGGGTTCACTGAGGATACGCCAACGCTTTGGTTTGCAGTCACTGCTGGCCATAGCCACGGgcacagagccacaaaaagtgtTTAAAGCGCTGCAGCGATTGTATTTGCAG AATCCCGATGATCAGCTGTGTCTGATTGAGGCCGGACTGCTGCAGTGCTCTGTGAAGGCTTTGTACAAGATTTATTCCCTGCGCTTGGGTCCGCCCAATGCGGATGAGTCCATTGTGGATTTGCTGGTGCACATAGGCGATCGTGCACTGCGCTCTGTGGGGCAAATAAAT CTCCTCTGGGACATACTCAATCTGCTGGCCTTCTATCAGGacaagcagccacagcagcttGTGCGCAGCTTTCGCACCGTTCAGGcccaactgcagctggagtgGCTGACCAAGCTGTTCGAGCCGAATAGCTTTAGGGTAGCGGCGCAAGCGGACTGCCCGCTCAGCCACGCAGAGCTGAGGACACGCGTCGAGCTGCTCATCGATCGCTGCAGTCAATTCTTCACTGTGGGCATGGGTCAGAGCCAGACAGCGGGCTCCACGAGCTACGTGGCCAGCTCTCAGGAGTTGGCACTGTTCCAGCTGCTCGTCTCGTATGGGATCTCCAGCAATCAGCGttgcaacaatttcattgCCTGGGGCCTGCAGCCGTCGCGTCCGCGAGATCTGCGCTCCTACATTGTGGATGCGCTGTGGCGCTCGCAGCAGGACGAGTTCCAGCGGGCCATCATCTGTGATGGCAAAATGATCAAGGCGCTGCTTTGGCTCTCGCTGCTGGAGGATATGGTGGAGCCCATTGAGAACCTGCAGCGTTTATGCGATGCGCTGGGCATCAAGGAGAACGACTCCTCATGGAATTTGGTGCACGAACTGGAACGCCTCGATCAGAGTCGCAGCAACATGGCGGCCAAGCAGAAGACGCTGCTGGAGAAGACCGTCTATCGGTTTGAGCCGCTGGTGCAGCATTGCGTGGAGTCCTCAATGGTGACCACCAGGCGCATGGTGGAGTTGCAG AACGCTGAACGCAAGCTGCTCATGTGCCACATGAAGGACTACGATGACACTTATACCTACACCAAATGGCTGGAGATTATACGCCGCATGACGCACGAAGGTGCACCCTGGCACTGTGCCGAGCGTGCAGAATGTTCGTGGGAGCTGGACGACACGGAGGGACCTTCGCGCGTGCACACGCGTCTGCGTCGCTGCCATTTGGACATTGATCGGCGCTTTTTCATGAGCGAATATCGAGCGGGACAGCAGGCACAGCGCGAGGATACAGAGAACTATGTGCGCCCGCTGGACTATCTGATAGCCAGCTACGATCAGCAGCTAAACATCTCACTAAACTCTCAAATTTTGTACAACTTTGCGGCCAAGTTTCTGCCCGTGGATGGTGAGATCGAGGGGGAGATTATCATCACCGATTTGAAGCTGTATTTCCTGGCCACGTACCGCTGTCGTTACTTCAATGTGAACTGTGATATTGCCAACATAACAGAGATCTGGCTGAAGCGCTACCAGCACCAGGAGACTGCCTTTGAGATACTGCTGGACACGAACAAGTCGCTGTTCTTCTCGCTGCAGAATGCCGACGATTGGAAGATAATGCGCGATGTATTCTGTGATAAAATTGTGGCCACGCCCGATCAAACCAAAGTGCTGGGCATCACGCAGCAGTGGCGCGAGGGCTTGCTCACCAATTGGGAGTATTTGATGACGCTCAATCAGATTGCCGGACGCACCTACAATGATCTCATGCAGTATCCAGTGTTTCCCTGGGTCCTAGCCAACTACAACTCCGAGATTTTGGATCTACGCGAAGCGCAAAACTTTCGACGCCTCGAACGACCCATTGCcgtgcagctggaggagaatGAAAAGCATTACATCAGCAATTATACA TACATTGACAGCACCAATACCACCATGGGCTCGCTGATCCTCAAGCCGTATCACTACAGCTCCCATTACTCCAACTCTGGCACAGTGCTTCACTTTCTGGTGCGTGTACCTCCCTTCACCAGCTACTTTCTGCGCTATCAGGACAACGACTTCGATCTGCCGGATCGCACATTTCACGCGCTGAACACCACCTGGCTACTGGCCAGCCGCGACAGTCCCACGGACGTGAAGGAGCTCATACCGGAGTTCTTTTGCCTGCCGGAAATGTTCGAGAACTTTGAGCGTTTCAATTTTGGCTGCCGGCAGAATGGCGAACGGGTGGAGGATGTTTCGCTGCCGCCTTGGTGCCAGCGAGACTCGAGACTGTTTGTGCTGATCCACCGACAGGCGCTGGAGTCGGAGCTGGTGCGGAATCAGCTGCATCATTGGATTGACTTGATCTACGGCTTCAAGCAGACAGGCGAAAGTGCCGTCGAAGCCATCAATGTGTTTCATCCAGCG ACCTACGCGGTGTTCCTGGACTCGGAGATCAGTGATCCCATTGAGCGGGAGGCGGTCAAGACAATGGTAAAGACCTACGGACAAATGCCGCGGCAGCTCTTCAAGTCGGCGCATCCATCGACCAAAGCGCTGGACTACTCGCTGGTGGACAAGCCCATTGTGTCCACGGTGCGTGGCCTGCGCTGGGGCGTCTTTGTGGGTTCGCCGCAGCTCAAACCTCCCTCCTGGGCGAACATACACAAAATACCCGGCACCGAGCATCTCGTGAGCTTCAGCAACACGAATGTGGTCTACGCATTGCCGGGACGTGCGGCTGTCATGCAGGGAGCCGAACCGGACACATACAACGTCATCTCGTGGGGCTACGACGATCGCATTGTGAGGATTCAGCCGCTGAATAAACCCCAAGCGAAGCCCAAGAATCTGCTGCACAATGGAACCTTCGATGACATCACCGCCTGCGGCTGCGACGTGAACTCCAATCAGCTCTGGTTCGGCCACAAGTCCGGGCGGGTGAGCGTGTACAAGTGCGCCGGCGGATTGGACACCCAACAGCGGGCCACGGCCAAGAGTCGGCAGAGCTATGCGCGTGGCTTTAGCCTGTCGTACAACTCCGCTTTCCGCAAGATGACCAACAAGAGCATGGGCACGGCTGGAGCGGAGGAGTCAAGTGGTGGCctgcatgccacacattcGGCTTCATCGGTGAGCTCTGCGAGCAATTCGTCCGGCAGCGATGGAGTGCAGCGTGACGGCGCGGATCTAACCTGGCTGGGACCCACGCTGCTGGTGCGGCACACCGATGAAATCACCTGCATAGCCCTGTCCGTGGAGTTTAAGATTGCCGTGACTGCAGGACGCGATGGCATTGCTGTTATCTGGGATCTCAACGA TTGGAGCTATGTGCGTACGATTGCCCGTCCCGCGGAGATCCATCAGTCGCCCATCACGCATGTGGCCATTAGTCCCACGCTGGGCGACATTGTCACTGTGCACACGCTGCCCCAGCAGCCGAGCACAGGTCCTGCGGatgcacagccacaggcagctGCCGTGAGAACCAATTCTCTGGCCATTGCCGATGAATGCTTCGAGGTAACGGAGGAGAATCTGGATGACTTTGTCAATGTGAATGTCAATCCCAATGGCAAGTCGATACTGCGCCTGCACTCGGTCAATGCGCGCTATGTGCAGCATCTGGTGCACGAGGATCGCATCCAGGCCGTCTGCTACTCCTACATCAAGGAGGGAGTGGGCGTGAATGTGATTGCCACCGCTGTGGAGGGCGGCTTTGTGCGCTTCTGGTCGAGTTGGAACCTCAGTTTTGTGAGTGAACTAACCACGGGCACATCGCCCATACGCAG CATTAGCTACTCGACGCATCAGCATTTGGTGGTGCTGACACGAGAGTCGCACATTCAGGTCTGGCAATCCGAGGGCCTCTACGGCAATGCCCCCAAATTTCCACAAATTGTCTACAAAtga